In Mesorhizobium sp. 113-3-3, a genomic segment contains:
- a CDS encoding indolepyruvate oxidoreductase subunit beta family protein, with amino-acid sequence MLDAVPPLRAKAGAQDDERVIKLAVLAVGGQGGGVLADWITDVAERNGYVAQSTSVAGVAQRTGATIYYVEMARDTGRLPVFALSPSQGDVDILIAAELMEAGRAIIRGFVTPERTTLIASSHRIAAVSEKIEPGDGRASSSKVHATAEAASKRFIAFDMEKIAADNGSMISASLLGALAGSDALPFTRESYEQAIGAGGRGVKASLAAFGAAYDRARGTAAPAPKPAEPAIVESALGAGRVTGPQNLLQGWQALAARIDLMPATVRDMALRGLKKVVDYQDIAYGREYLDRLDKAVALDGADRAYALSIAAAKHLANALCYDDMIRVADLKTRSTRDRRVRKEVGVKDGSILQVTEYFHPRIEEFCGTLPAGLGSYIESRPKLAAFLDRRINHGRRIRTDSFAGFAALWFIGGLRRWRRGLLRHKVETAHLERWYALALGYVPQDYTLAVEVLNCRRLIKGYSDTHVRAQSKFDRVLSALPMLKGRDDAADWIRRLREVALKDEKGDMLDGALKTVATLGSE; translated from the coding sequence ATGCTTGACGCCGTCCCCCCACTCCGCGCCAAGGCCGGCGCCCAGGATGACGAGCGTGTCATCAAGCTCGCCGTGCTGGCGGTCGGCGGCCAGGGCGGTGGCGTCTTGGCCGACTGGATCACCGACGTTGCCGAGCGCAATGGCTATGTCGCGCAATCGACCTCGGTCGCCGGCGTGGCGCAACGCACCGGCGCGACAATCTATTATGTCGAGATGGCCCGCGACACCGGCCGGCTTCCGGTCTTCGCGCTGTCGCCCTCGCAAGGCGATGTCGACATACTGATCGCCGCCGAATTGATGGAAGCCGGCCGCGCCATCATCCGTGGCTTCGTCACGCCGGAACGCACGACGCTGATTGCCTCCTCGCACCGCATCGCCGCGGTGTCGGAAAAGATCGAGCCGGGCGACGGCCGGGCCTCGTCCTCCAAGGTGCATGCGACGGCGGAAGCCGCGTCGAAGCGCTTCATCGCCTTCGACATGGAGAAGATCGCCGCTGACAACGGCTCGATGATCTCGGCCAGCCTGCTTGGCGCGCTGGCCGGGTCGGACGCGCTGCCGTTCACGCGCGAAAGCTATGAGCAGGCGATCGGTGCCGGCGGCCGTGGCGTCAAGGCCAGCCTCGCCGCCTTTGGCGCTGCCTATGACCGCGCGCGCGGCACGGCCGCGCCGGCGCCAAAGCCGGCGGAGCCGGCGATTGTCGAATCCGCCCTGGGTGCGGGGCGCGTCACCGGCCCGCAGAACCTGCTGCAGGGCTGGCAGGCGCTCGCCGCCCGTATCGATCTGATGCCCGCGACGGTGCGCGACATGGCGCTGCGGGGCCTGAAAAAGGTCGTCGACTATCAGGACATCGCCTATGGGCGCGAGTATCTCGACCGGCTGGACAAGGCTGTCGCGCTGGACGGCGCCGACCGTGCTTATGCGCTGTCCATCGCCGCCGCCAAGCATCTGGCCAACGCGCTATGCTACGATGACATGATCCGCGTCGCCGACCTGAAGACACGCTCGACGCGTGACAGGCGCGTGCGCAAGGAGGTCGGCGTCAAGGATGGCTCGATCCTGCAGGTCACCGAATATTTCCATCCCCGCATCGAAGAATTCTGCGGCACGCTGCCGGCGGGGCTGGGCAGCTATATCGAGAGCCGGCCGAAGCTTGCCGCCTTCCTCGACCGCCGCATCAACCATGGCCGCCGCATCCGCACCGACAGCTTTGCCGGCTTCGCCGCTTTGTGGTTCATCGGCGGCCTGCGCCGCTGGCGCCGCGGCCTGCTGCGCCACAAGGTCGAGACCGCGCATCTCGAGCGCTGGTACGCGCTGGCACTGGGATATGTGCCCCAGGACTACACGCTGGCCGTCGAAGTCCTCAACTGCCGCCGGCTGATCAAGGGCTACAGCGACACCCATGTCCGGGCGCAATCGAAATTCGACCGCGTGCTGTCGGCGCTTCCCATGCTCAAGGGCCGCGACGATGCCGCCGACTGGATCCGGCGTTTACGTGAGGTCGCTTTGAAGGACGAGAAGGGCGACATGCTCGACGGCGCCCTGAAGACAGTGGCGACGTTGGGGTCGGAATGA
- a CDS encoding thiamine pyrophosphate-dependent enzyme, whose amino-acid sequence MAERSFAKEVEKLRLGAGEEFAGEGILAITKALLQCGVGYVGGYQGAPISHLMDVLADAQDILGELGVHFEASASEATATAMLAASVHYPIRGAATFKSTVGTNVASDALANLASGGVTGGALIIVGEDYGEGSSIMQERSHAFAMKSQVWLLDPRPNLPSIVKAVEDGFELSEVSNTPVMLQVRIRCCHVHGHFIAKDNKRPPMTVADALDAPRRDTGRIVLPPASFLHEKEKVQKRWPAAVDFIAKNKINEFFGSDHGSVGIVMQGGMYNSVIRALQRLGLADTYGETEVPLYVLNAVYPLIDDEFLSFCEGKQSVLVVEEGQPNYIEQAFAAMLHKAGRGTRLVGKEYLPMAGEYTGQVMLDGIGTFLRAEAPHLLPGEVRAPNKVGDGVDTADLINVVPGRPPGFCIGCPERPIFAATKLVEQELGKHHIASDIGCHLFSIMPPFELGATTMGYGLGPASASAFNSPDAKRRSISFVGDGGFWHNGLTSSIGNAVFNKNDGVIVIVDNFYSAATGGQDILSSRAGNKTKSTKHPITEAVKGMGVKWLRHVDRTYDVGKMQDTLREALTTEEKGPKVIVASSECMLNRQRREKPLVDKAIKGGTRVVKPKFGVDEDICTGDHACMRLSGCPSLSVKSLDDPLRDDPVASIDQSCVGCGNCGEVADAAVLCPSFYRADVVHNPSRWDRFLESARRATISLLQRRRESRRLTFADA is encoded by the coding sequence ATGGCCGAACGGTCTTTTGCCAAGGAAGTCGAGAAACTCAGGCTTGGCGCCGGCGAGGAATTCGCCGGTGAGGGCATCCTCGCCATCACCAAGGCGCTGCTGCAATGCGGCGTCGGCTATGTCGGCGGCTATCAGGGCGCGCCGATCAGCCATCTGATGGACGTGCTGGCCGACGCGCAGGACATTCTGGGTGAACTCGGCGTGCATTTCGAGGCGAGCGCGTCGGAGGCGACAGCCACCGCCATGCTGGCCGCCTCGGTGCACTATCCCATTCGTGGTGCCGCCACCTTCAAGTCGACTGTCGGCACCAATGTCGCCTCCGATGCGCTCGCCAACCTTGCCTCCGGCGGCGTCACCGGCGGCGCGCTGATCATCGTCGGCGAGGATTATGGCGAGGGCTCCTCGATCATGCAGGAGCGCAGCCATGCCTTCGCCATGAAGAGCCAGGTCTGGCTGCTCGACCCGCGCCCCAATTTGCCGTCGATCGTCAAGGCGGTGGAAGACGGGTTCGAACTGTCGGAGGTCTCCAACACGCCGGTGATGCTGCAGGTGCGCATCCGCTGCTGCCATGTGCACGGCCACTTCATCGCCAAGGACAACAAGCGCCCGCCCATGACGGTGGCCGATGCGCTGGACGCGCCGCGCCGCGACACCGGCCGCATCGTGCTGCCGCCCGCCTCCTTCCTGCACGAGAAGGAGAAGGTGCAAAAACGCTGGCCGGCGGCGGTCGACTTCATCGCCAAGAACAAGATCAACGAATTCTTCGGTTCGGATCATGGCTCGGTCGGCATCGTCATGCAGGGCGGCATGTACAATTCGGTCATCCGCGCCTTGCAGCGTCTCGGCCTTGCCGACACCTATGGCGAGACCGAGGTGCCGCTCTATGTGCTCAACGCCGTCTATCCCTTGATCGACGACGAGTTCCTGTCCTTCTGCGAGGGCAAGCAGTCGGTGCTGGTCGTCGAGGAAGGCCAGCCCAACTACATCGAACAGGCCTTTGCCGCGATGCTGCACAAGGCCGGGCGTGGCACCAGGCTGGTCGGCAAGGAATATCTTCCGATGGCCGGCGAATATACCGGCCAGGTCATGCTCGACGGCATCGGCACCTTCCTGCGCGCCGAAGCGCCGCATCTCTTGCCGGGCGAAGTGCGCGCGCCCAACAAGGTCGGCGACGGCGTCGATACGGCCGACCTGATCAACGTCGTGCCGGGCCGCCCGCCTGGGTTCTGCATCGGCTGTCCGGAGCGGCCGATCTTTGCAGCGACAAAGCTGGTCGAGCAGGAACTCGGCAAGCACCATATTGCCTCTGACATCGGCTGCCATTTGTTCTCGATCATGCCGCCCTTCGAACTCGGCGCGACAACCATGGGCTATGGTCTCGGCCCGGCCTCGGCCTCGGCGTTCAATTCGCCCGACGCCAAGCGCCGCTCGATCTCCTTCGTCGGCGATGGCGGCTTCTGGCACAATGGCCTGACCTCCTCGATCGGCAATGCGGTGTTCAACAAGAATGACGGCGTCATCGTCATCGTCGACAATTTCTACTCGGCCGCGACCGGTGGGCAGGACATCCTGTCGTCGCGCGCCGGCAACAAGACCAAGTCGACCAAGCATCCGATCACCGAGGCGGTGAAGGGTATGGGCGTCAAATGGCTGCGCCATGTCGACCGCACCTACGATGTCGGCAAGATGCAGGACACGCTGCGCGAGGCGCTAACGACGGAGGAGAAGGGGCCGAAGGTCATCGTCGCCTCGTCCGAATGCATGCTCAACCGCCAGCGCCGCGAAAAGCCGCTGGTCGACAAGGCGATCAAGGGAGGGACAAGGGTCGTCAAACCGAAATTCGGCGTCGACGAGGACATCTGCACCGGCGATCATGCCTGCATGCGGCTGTCGGGCTGCCCGTCGCTGTCGGTGAAGTCGCTCGACGATCCGCTGCGCGACGATCCCGTGGCATCCATCGACCAGAGCTGCGTCGGCTGCGGCAATTGCGGCGAGGTCGCCGATGCTGCGGTGCTCTGCCCGTCCTTCTACCGCGCCGATGTCGTGCACAATCCGAGCCGCTGGGACCGGTTTCTGGAATCCGCGCGCCGCGCCACCATTAGCCTGTTGCAACGCCGCCGCGAAAGCCGGCGCCTGACCTTCGCCGATGCTTGA
- a CDS encoding MarR family winged helix-turn-helix transcriptional regulator — MEQKITEKRQRISTLGQIGLQQFAPYLMNRIMGRYNATLRDDFRKQGLTIPQVRTLAVLSVTDGVTVNDLSVYTVIEQSTLSRTLDTLEGQGFVRREQGVTDSRIRHVFLTDEGRAEFTRAWPAMHDAFEAMFDDIDDAEYAALIATLLKMLKNIRKHDI; from the coding sequence ATGGAACAGAAGATCACGGAAAAGCGCCAGCGCATTTCGACCCTCGGGCAGATCGGCCTGCAGCAATTCGCGCCCTATCTGATGAACCGCATCATGGGCCGCTACAACGCCACCTTGCGCGATGATTTCCGCAAGCAGGGCCTGACCATTCCGCAGGTGCGCACGCTGGCCGTGCTGTCGGTCACCGACGGCGTCACCGTCAACGATCTCTCGGTCTACACGGTCATCGAGCAGTCGACCTTGAGCCGCACGCTCGACACGCTGGAGGGGCAGGGCTTCGTGCGTCGCGAGCAGGGCGTTACCGACAGCCGCATCCGCCATGTCTTCCTGACCGACGAGGGCCGCGCCGAGTTCACCCGCGCCTGGCCGGCCATGCATGACGCCTTCGAGGCGATGTTCGACGATATCGACGACGCCGAATATGCGGCACTCATCGCCACGCTTTTGAAGATGCTCAAGAACATTCGCAAGCACGACATCTAG
- a CDS encoding phytoene desaturase family protein gives MKAPDHIIVGSGINALVCAAMLGGKGARVLVLERNDRIGGCMRTEEVTAPGFIHDVMATTFVLFITSPAFAALGGDLARHGLEFCHTGTPTGVLRPDGSHAVLNTDRAANVAALNAIAAGDGDRHADDVGGIERNAGLLFGLLGGSLWSYPTAKLLAGDAWRRGPRGLAAFLGEALAPARGWLESTYQSETIRALWAPWVLHAGLGPEDAFSGQIAKVIAFALEAAGAPIVKGGAKNLLSAFEALIRERGGEIRTGADVASIIQTGGRATGVRLASGETIAANKSVICSVTPTQLYGRLLGADAPRNDVEATRQYRYGKGNFQIHYALAKPPAWRGEGLDKVALLHLTPGLDGVSKACNEAARGMLPEVPTICVGQPHALDPSRCPQGKAILWLQLPEAPRHIKGDAAGKLQAPADGQWTEALREAYADRAEAILASHIDGFKDSVIARRAYSPADLEAMNINLVGGDPYGGSSTIDQSFLWRPFKTSRNHQTGIKNLYHIGASTHPGAGLGGRSGFLLAGRL, from the coding sequence ATGAAAGCGCCCGATCACATCATCGTCGGCAGCGGCATCAATGCGCTGGTCTGCGCGGCGATGCTCGGCGGCAAAGGGGCGCGTGTGCTCGTGCTGGAGCGCAATGATCGCATCGGCGGCTGCATGCGCACCGAGGAGGTCACCGCGCCCGGCTTCATCCATGACGTGATGGCGACGACCTTCGTGCTGTTCATCACCTCGCCGGCCTTTGCCGCATTGGGCGGCGACCTCGCCCGGCACGGGCTGGAGTTCTGCCACACCGGCACGCCGACGGGCGTGTTGCGGCCGGACGGCAGCCATGCCGTGCTCAACACCGACCGCGCCGCCAATGTCGCCGCCCTCAACGCGATCGCGGCGGGTGATGGCGACCGGCATGCCGACGATGTCGGTGGCATCGAGCGCAATGCCGGCCTGCTGTTCGGCCTGCTCGGCGGCAGCCTGTGGTCCTACCCGACAGCCAAGCTGCTGGCCGGCGATGCCTGGCGGCGCGGCCCGCGCGGCCTTGCCGCCTTTCTCGGCGAGGCGCTGGCGCCGGCACGCGGCTGGCTGGAAAGCACCTACCAGTCCGAGACCATCCGCGCGCTCTGGGCGCCCTGGGTGCTGCATGCCGGTCTTGGGCCGGAAGATGCCTTCTCCGGCCAGATCGCCAAGGTGATCGCCTTCGCGCTGGAGGCCGCAGGCGCTCCGATCGTCAAGGGCGGGGCGAAGAACCTGCTGTCGGCCTTCGAGGCCCTGATCCGGGAACGTGGCGGCGAGATCCGCACCGGTGCCGATGTCGCCTCAATCATCCAGACCGGTGGCCGTGCGACCGGCGTGCGGCTCGCCTCGGGTGAAACCATCGCGGCGAACAAGAGCGTCATCTGCTCGGTCACGCCGACGCAGCTTTATGGCCGCCTACTCGGCGCGGATGCGCCCAGGAACGATGTCGAGGCGACGCGGCAATATCGCTACGGCAAGGGCAATTTCCAGATCCACTACGCGCTGGCCAAGCCGCCGGCATGGCGTGGCGAAGGGCTGGACAAGGTGGCGCTGCTGCATCTGACGCCTGGGCTCGATGGCGTCTCGAAAGCCTGCAACGAGGCGGCGCGCGGCATGCTGCCGGAAGTGCCGACCATCTGCGTCGGCCAGCCGCACGCGCTCGACCCGTCGCGCTGTCCGCAAGGCAAGGCGATCCTCTGGCTGCAACTGCCCGAGGCGCCCCGCCACATCAAGGGCGATGCCGCCGGCAAGCTGCAGGCGCCGGCTGACGGACAATGGACTGAAGCGCTGCGCGAGGCCTATGCCGACCGCGCCGAAGCCATCCTCGCCAGCCATATCGACGGCTTCAAGGACAGCGTGATCGCACGCCGCGCCTATTCGCCGGCCGATCTCGAGGCGATGAACATCAACCTGGTCGGCGGCGATCCCTATGGCGGCTCGTCGACCATCGACCAGTCCTTCCTGTGGCGGCCGTTCAAGACCAGCCGCAACCACCAGACCGGCATCAAGAACCTCTACCATATCGGCGCCTCCACCCATCCGGGCGCGGGTCTCGGCGGCCGCTCCGGCTTTCTGCTGGCGGGGAGGCTGTGA
- a CDS encoding cyclase family protein, which produces MDTQKLLGEVAGQLLSGAIKVVDLSAQLGPDTPLIKLPPELAVDTPKVEIHQISKYDKNGPWWAWNWLKLGEHSGTHFDAPQHWITGKDYPDGATDTIPAQNFVGPVNVIDCSKEAAADHDFLLTVDHIKAWEAKHGAINPGEWVVMRTDWYKRNGSEAEFLNANETGPHTPGPTAEAIQYLIAKDIKGWGSETIGTDAGKAGGMEPPFPAHTLMHKANRYGLASLCNLDQLPPKGAILIAAPLKIEHGTGSPIRALALVSGK; this is translated from the coding sequence ATGGACACCCAAAAACTCCTCGGCGAAGTCGCTGGCCAGTTGCTGTCAGGCGCCATCAAGGTGGTTGACCTCTCCGCGCAGCTCGGGCCGGACACGCCGCTGATCAAGCTGCCGCCGGAGCTTGCCGTCGACACGCCGAAGGTCGAGATTCATCAGATCTCGAAATACGACAAGAATGGTCCGTGGTGGGCGTGGAACTGGCTGAAGCTCGGCGAGCATTCGGGCACGCATTTCGATGCGCCGCAGCACTGGATCACCGGCAAGGACTATCCGGACGGCGCCACCGACACCATTCCGGCGCAGAATTTCGTTGGCCCGGTCAATGTCATCGACTGCTCCAAGGAGGCCGCCGCCGATCACGATTTCCTGCTCACCGTCGACCACATCAAGGCGTGGGAAGCCAAGCATGGCGCCATCAACCCAGGCGAGTGGGTGGTGATGCGCACCGACTGGTACAAGCGCAATGGTTCGGAAGCCGAATTCCTCAACGCCAACGAAACCGGCCCGCACACGCCCGGCCCGACTGCCGAAGCCATCCAGTATCTGATAGCCAAGGACATCAAGGGGTGGGGCTCGGAGACGATAGGTACCGACGCCGGCAAGGCGGGCGGCATGGAGCCGCCATTCCCGGCGCACACGCTGATGCACAAGGCCAATCGCTACGGCCTTGCCAGCCTCTGCAACCTCGACCAGCTGCCGCCGAAAGGAGCCATCCTGATCGCGGCGCCGCTGAAGATCGAGCACGGCACCGGCAGCCCGATCCGCGCACTGGCGCTGGTGTCGGGAAAATAA
- a CDS encoding phytoene desaturase family protein, which yields MSEFDAIFVGAGHNSLACAAHLALKGWKTGIFERSATIGGAVQTRELTLPGFRHDFGAMNLSLFAGSAFHRKYANELKAQGLEFSPVADCFASAFPDGRWFGVSNDLEKTATRMANFSAADAAAWRRLVAAFPAEAEHLFRLLGSPMSARALAGTAWNLWRRKGVAGALDTGRLLLSSPRAWLEETFESPYVRATLATWGMHLDFAPDIAGGAVFPYLESMANQSFGMVLGKGGADTIIRALAGMVTSAGGQIVTGAEVSEITVSAGKATGVRLASGETHTATKAVIAGVAPKALTGTLLPGGSGNAGFDTAMKKFRYAPGTMMIHLALDDLPDWRAGAELRQFAYVHLSPSLDAMSRTYQQAMAGMLPDEPVLVVGQPTAIDPSRAPQGKHVLWVQVRMLPAEILGDASAKIAPAHWDQVKDAYAERVLDIIETYAPGLRSKILGRSVFSPIDLERENPNLVGGDQVCGSHHLAQNFLFRPARGYAGWNTPVGNLHLTGAATWPGAGTGAASGFMLAQQLGGR from the coding sequence GTGAGCGAGTTCGACGCCATCTTTGTCGGGGCGGGCCACAACAGTCTGGCATGCGCCGCGCATCTGGCGCTCAAAGGCTGGAAAACCGGGATTTTCGAGCGCAGCGCAACAATCGGCGGCGCCGTCCAGACCCGCGAACTCACCCTTCCCGGCTTCCGTCATGATTTCGGCGCGATGAATCTGAGCCTGTTTGCCGGCTCGGCCTTCCACCGGAAATATGCAAATGAATTGAAAGCGCAGGGCCTGGAATTCTCGCCAGTCGCGGACTGTTTCGCCAGCGCCTTCCCGGATGGACGCTGGTTCGGCGTCAGCAACGACTTGGAAAAGACCGCCACGCGCATGGCCAATTTCTCCGCCGCCGATGCCGCGGCATGGCGCAGGCTGGTCGCCGCCTTCCCGGCCGAGGCCGAGCATCTGTTCCGGCTGCTGGGTTCGCCGATGAGTGCGCGGGCGCTTGCCGGCACGGCGTGGAACCTGTGGCGCAGGAAGGGTGTTGCCGGTGCGCTCGACACCGGCCGGCTGCTGCTGTCGTCGCCCCGCGCCTGGCTGGAGGAGACTTTCGAGTCGCCTTATGTGCGGGCAACGCTTGCCACCTGGGGCATGCATCTCGACTTCGCGCCCGACATCGCCGGGGGTGCGGTTTTTCCGTACCTGGAATCGATGGCGAACCAGAGTTTCGGCATGGTGCTGGGCAAGGGCGGCGCCGACACCATCATCCGGGCGCTGGCCGGCATGGTCACATCTGCCGGCGGCCAGATCGTCACCGGCGCCGAAGTTTCGGAGATCACGGTGTCCGCCGGCAAGGCGACCGGTGTCCGGCTCGCTTCAGGTGAGACGCATACGGCGACCAAGGCTGTCATCGCCGGCGTCGCGCCCAAGGCGCTGACCGGCACGCTGCTGCCCGGCGGTTCCGGCAATGCCGGCTTCGACACGGCGATGAAAAAGTTCCGGTATGCGCCGGGCACGATGATGATCCACCTGGCGCTGGACGACCTGCCGGACTGGCGCGCCGGGGCCGAGTTGCGGCAGTTTGCCTATGTGCATCTGTCGCCCTCGCTCGACGCGATGTCGCGCACCTATCAGCAGGCGATGGCCGGCATGCTGCCCGACGAACCGGTGCTGGTCGTCGGCCAGCCTACCGCGATCGATCCTTCACGTGCGCCTCAGGGCAAGCATGTGCTGTGGGTACAGGTGCGCATGCTGCCTGCCGAGATCCTTGGCGATGCGTCGGCCAAGATCGCGCCCGCGCATTGGGATCAGGTTAAGGACGCCTATGCCGAGCGCGTGCTCGACATCATCGAAACCTATGCGCCCGGGCTGCGGAGCAAAATCCTTGGCCGTTCCGTGTTCTCGCCCATCGATCTCGAGCGCGAGAACCCGAACCTTGTCGGCGGCGACCAGGTCTGCGGCAGCCATCATCTGGCGCAGAACTTTCTGTTCCGCCCGGCACGTGGCTACGCCGGCTGGAACACGCCGGTCGGCAATCTGCATTTGACGGGAGCCGCGACATGGCCGGGCGCCGGCACCGGCGCGGCCTCTGGTTTCATGCTCGCGCAACAGCTTGGCGGGAGGTAG